GCCACCAGCTCGCGTGCAGTGGAGCGCGCCGTGGCCAGCACGCTCTTGTAGTTGGCGCCCGACGCCAGCCCCGCACCAAAGATCTTGAGGACCCCCGGGGGCGCCGTGGCGCGGGAGGCTAGTGGGGGTTCGGGGGCCACGCCCGCCGCCAGGTCAGGCAGCTTCTTCTCGCTGGCCCAGCGCTGCGCGGCCCCCGGAGTCCCGGGGCCTCCAGGGCCACCAGCTCCTGTGGCCCCCGTTCCCGAGCCCCGAAAGAGCTGGGAGATGCGCTTGGCGCGGCTCCCTGAGGCTCCGCCGGCCGCCTTGACTGCGCCCACTCGTCGCAGCTCCACGTGCGGCGGAGGCGGGGGCAACGGCTCGCTGCTGCGGCTCCCCGTGTCTGAAGACGAAGACCTGGGAGCCCGCCGGAGAGCGGAGACGTGGGAGAGACCCAGAAAGAGATGCAGAggcgggggagggaagaagggaggtggGCAAAGACCCACATGGGTAGGTGGGAAACAGAGACCGGGAGACGAGGGATAGACACCCATTGAGAGGGGGAGATAGAAACCCACAGGAGGATGAGAAACGCAGGGTGTACGGAGAAgggggggtgggcagaggccagaggcaaggagagattaattaattaattaattaattaattaattaattgaagaaataaaggcaaaTCCCACAGAAGGAAATTCCAAGAAAtgagcagggaggggaggaaggaaggtgaATCAAACTCCTGCTACTTCTGGGTCCCCATTTCCGTTTCTATGGGCCGAAGCTCATCTCCAGGCCCAGCACTTCCCCCCCGCCTGGCTCAATATCTGTGTGGCCCACTGCGTCCTCCCAGCTGCCAGCTCACTTGCCCATTCAGGGGTCCCTGGCATTACCTAGTGCAGTAATTGGGTCATAAACAGGAACAGAAGGGAAGCAGGTGGGGCAGGGACAGCAGAGTCGCGAGGAGGTGGGTACTCACTTCACAGAGGCGGCGCTGGGCCACCGCCGTCCCAGCTTGGCCAGCTGCTTCCTGGGAGAATTGATCCACAGGCCCACCGGGAGATGGAGCTTCCCAAAGCGGGGGCTTCCGCCCTCCTTCCGTTCACCAGATAGCATGGCCCTAAGGAATGGTGGGTAAAGCCCCAACTCCTGAGGCTCTGAGTGGTGGGAATGGGCTGGAGGGGGTCTGGACTCGAGTCAGAGGAAGGAGGTAGCTGGGGCTCAGACTCCTGAGTCTGGGTAGAAGGGAGGGATGAAAGCCTGGACTCCTGGGTACTGGGATGGGAAGTGGCTGGGGACTgattcctgggtctgagggagaaGGGGTGTGGACTCCTGGGTTCCCGGCTCTTACCCTGCTTTGGGTCCCAGCAGCACCTGGGGGCCGTGGCTCCGTTGGCCTGGGTTGGTTCCTGACCCCACTGCTCCTGTTCAGCCTTTCCTCTgccccagctcccagcactgGGTGGGGGACAGGAAAAGGCAAGAGGAAACCCGGCAGGAAGAGCGGGGAGGGGGCGTCCTGTGAGgggagctgggcctgggggaggagaTCTGGGTagggctggccctgccccacTCCTTGATTCTGGAATTATATTTCAGTAGTTGTTCCCTGCCAGGACCCAGGGGGCCCAGTTCCCAGTCCCTCCTCCCTTAGACAAGAGACCATCCCCAGACCTCTGCTCTTGGGGGAACCAAAAGTTAGGATCAGTCTGGAGGAATGAGTCAGATACTTAGACAACCAAATAAATCTTTATTGGCTCCTTGATTCTGTATCCTTTTCCTCTGGAACCTGGGAGCTCTGAGCAGCTTCGCTGCCAGTGCCCAACCAGGATTTTATGGAGTCCATGACCTTCTCAGACCGATAGCAAAATATcctgtgggagggtggggtgcaAATAGCAAAACCAGATCAGGTCCCAGACTCCCTATATTTGATCTTATTCTAGCAATTATCCAAGCTTTATCCTCCTAGGTAATCCCTACCCTGTTTTTTAAGCCCCATCCCCAATAGAAGTCCAGCTCTCAGAGTTCTGAAGCTCCCAGACACCCCTCTGTTGGAAGCCCCGCCCCTCATTCCAAGCCCTGCCTTCTTCAGTGGGCCGCTCACGCGGTGGCAATGCCGGCTATCAGCACCACAGAGATCCAGATCAGCAGCCCGACCAGGCGGCCTCTCAGTATATTCTCTGCCGTTGGACACTGTGATGACGGAGACTGGAGGGTTGTAGACGATTTGGTGACACCCCAAGTCACCTCACTCGGGGCCACCTCATCCTGGCTTGGGATGTTTGATGACGGTATCTCCTCCTCGATTCTTTTGGGCAACACTgatagaggaggagggaagaacagTCCTGGGAAGGCATGAAGGTCCCGCCAAGGCAAACCCTCCCCTCAGCAACTTGCCCCAAACCCTGCAGGAGATAATCACGCGCCTCCAGCCTCCAATTGTGTGTAGCGGGAACAAACCCAGAGGGGAACCCTGCAGCTGTGGCCAGAGGCCACACCCAGGTCAGGAAGCCTGAAAACCCGATGGGGAGTTATGCCCCCATAGGCCACACCCCTGAAGCggaccacccccaaccccaggacCCTGAAACCCATACTTCTTTCAACTCCCCAGCACTGACCTGTGACATGAAAACGGATGACCGTGGCCGGGCTAGATTGCACGGTGTCCAGCTGGCAGCGATAGGTGCCTGCATCCAGTGGGTCTACCATGATCTTGGTCAGGGTAGGCTCTTTCCCCTTGGACACCAAGGTCTCAGACTTGTTCCTCCAAACCTAGACCCAAGCTCAAGGGGTCACAGAGGCCTGGGGAGTTCAGGGGTTGGGGGAGTACAGGGGTAAGAAGATCACGGGGCCTCAAGGGGAGATGGGAGTCCTGAGTGTACTGGTCAGGGCATGGTGTCACCGGGGTGAGTGGGAGCCAAATCTGGTAGGTCACGGGTCATGGGGATTGTGGGTGCAGGCCTGTGGATACAGGGTTCACACAGGCCTGATGGACTTGGATTTCAAGGGTTACAGGAGTTGGAGGGCCCCACCCTGTAAAAGCTGTAATCGGTCAGGCCTTGAGAGGCATGATGCCAGTTGAGCTCACAGTCCAGGATCATGTCTTCCATTTCATGGACCTTGACTTTGCGCTCTGGGGATAGGGGGTTACTGTAGGAAGCCCGTTGGGTTCTCGGCCTTCCCCCAACCTCCATCCACTAGGTTGgcccctctctttctcctctgctgGCTCTAGTCTCCGCCCTCTCTAGACTCAGTCACTCCTCTGGCTCCGCCCCTCTTGCACCAACCCCTCCTGCTGGACCCAGCTCTCTCACCCCCGCAATCCAAGGACTTCCGACAAGCGTGAACCTGTTTCTTGCAGTTACTGCACCAGATCAGCGTCTGCAACATCATACCTGAAGGGGCAGGGTCAAGGGGGTGTTTTTCCCGACTAGCAGGCGGGGCTAAAAGGAGAGGGCAGGGCCAAGGGCGGGGCGGGACTAGAGCGCAGGCCTGTGGGAAGCGGAATCTAACCAGTGCGAAAGAATGAGCTGCGCTCGCCAAGAAGGCTTTGGGTGCGGGAGGAATACTGGAGACCTAGGAACCTCCCAGACGCGGAGAATGAAGAAACACCAAGACCCaaaagggggaggagaaaggctGGGTATTCACGGGGCAAGGATGAGGGAGAGAGAACCGGCTCCCATGATCCGAACTCACCACATTCGTTGGGACAAAAATCTGCCTccgcagaaagaaaaaaatgaggatcagatttttaagttaaaaaggaTGAGGGACGGGGCAAAGGAAGAGGCTGAGGCTGGAACTCCTGGCTTTGAGGGAAGAAGGACCTGGGGGCCTGGATCCCTGGGTCTGAGTGGGGAGAAGGTTGGGAGAGCTaaggggctggggacagggactCTCGGCCTGTGGAAGGAGGGGGGCTGGGGTCCGGGACTCCCATCTTCCCTCACCCTCTTTTTGGAAGTGAGCAAAGGAAGAGGCTGGGGCTGGAACTCCTGGCTTTGAGGGAAGAAGGACCTGGGGGCCTGGACCCCTGGGTCTGAGTGGGGAGAGGGTTGGGAGAGCTGAGGGACTGGACTTCAGAAGaaaggggctggggacagggactCTCGGCCTGTGGAAGGAGGGGGGCTGGGGTCCAGGACTCCCATCTTCCCTCACCCTCTTTTTGGAAGTGAGCAGCATATCTGGCAAAGGTATCCTTTTGCAGGTGCAACATCCAGAATAGCTCTTTCACGAAGAGCTCACCTAGGAAGAAGCAGGATGAAACAAAGtggtcccctcccccacttccaaGTGCGAGGTACAGGAAGTTTGCCTCAGTCTGCTGCTCCGGTATTCCGCTTTTGGGCCTTCTCAGGGAAGGACAGTGAAACTGAAATGACCACCTAACATAATGGCTAAGCAACAAATGGGGTGAGGTCACTGATATGGTCtccattttagaggtgaggaagctgcaaaatcccttgctcaaggccacacagctaggaagtggcaatGCCAGAATTTTAACCtaagcagtctggctccaaaacTCAGTATATGACCCCCAGACCAAGCATCACCAGCAGCAATCACTTCCCTGGGATTCTGGAGCCCCTCCCATGTCCCCTCCGTGCATTTACCTTTTACTTCACTATCCGTGATGCGTTTCAGATCCTTCAGCAAACTCCAGGATGCCTTCTCCAGTGTGGGCTCATCTATGGGGAGAGATAGAACGCCAGGTTCCAGTATTGTCTCATTGCCTCACCTAGTCTTAGAAACTACAATACCCATGGGTACGGATAGGTCTGGTTAAGGGATTACCCTCCCGTTGCTTTCTGGGAGTTGTAGTTTTATTACAATTGCAGGCTAGGGCTATGGGAACACAGTATTTCCTAGCCCCGGGAACCCCGAAATCTGTACCACAACCTGTTCCATTCCCGAACACAGGAGACTCTGCTTGCAGCCTTCTTCTCCCTACCCCCAGCAGTCCTAGCCCCAGAACCCTCTTTTCCCAGGACCGGGGGTCCGGGCTCCACCTTGCCCTCACCGACGACCCCCAGATAGGAATCCTCGTCAAACGGCAGTTCCTTGAAATCCTGCAAGGCCTGCTTTACCCTTTTCATCAAGTTTTTGTGGTGCTCGGCCCCCAGGTGGCCAGGCAGGTAATCCATCTCCAAGTTGTTTAGCGCTTCCACGACTTTTGTATCACACAGGACACAAGTCCGGGCAGGAAGCAGGCAGCTGGCCAGCGCCGCCACCAGGAGGGGAAGCCGCGGCCCCATTGCCGCCAGAACCCCTGGAAGAGTCCTCTCACCCCAAACCGAGAGGAAGTGAGGGCTAAACGGAGAGATGCCCTTCCCGAGACTAATGGACCCTAAATTTACAGGGCGCACACTTCTTGTTAGGAAACCGAGGAATCCCATTGCACCCTCGACAACTGCTGCCCGACCGTCTCTCCAGGGTGATGTATCCTCGAACACTAGGGCTCGCTGAAGAGCCGAGTCCGGCTTCTGAGGGCTTTAAGAGAGGAGGACCGAGCCACGTCCCTCCACACTGATATTTTCCCACTACTAAAATTAAGGGTTTTGTTGGGGATACGGTTTGTAATAGAGAGCATTTGACTGCGGTTAGAGTCACGGTTCGCCCCTATCTACAAGGAACTCCCACAGCCTCCACCATATAGCTTCCCACGTAAAACCCCTAATTCGCAAAAGATAGTCCCTGGGGGCTTCCCTGGCCCCGCCCGGAAGCCCAGTTCTGAGTCCGATTGGACCGCAACAAAGGGAGGCCCCGCCCACTCCTCCTTGATGTCACAGAAGCAGCCGCCTTTTCAGACCGGAAGTTTCGCAGCATCTACTGAGGTGGAAGTATCCTGTCTTCTCTAGCTTTCCAGAAACGAGGAACGAAATTCTGCGCTtcagcttcctcctctccctGGGCCCCAGGACCCAGGCTTCCGGTTGGAAGCCCAGGACCCTTTGGGAAGCCAGTGATTGAGCCATGAAGACGCGCGAAGTGGCCCTTCCCAGCCCTAGGACTACGATTCCCAGAAGACCCCGGGGTCTCCATAGCTGATTACCGCAACCAACCCCATACCTTTATGGGAAGTGTAGTTCAACAGTTACACTCTGTGCACACTTCCTCCCCCACTTTCTCTTCCAGCCTTTGGGGCTGCACGTCAAGGTTCCAAAGGAAATCGGTCTGGGGGCCGATACTGAGAGTCCGGAGAAAGGAACTGCGGCTCAGAGACCACAAATCCCACAAGAGGCGGCCAAATCTGAGCAGGAACAATACCCTAAGATATGAGTCATGAGAGTCCTTGGAAGTTCTGAACTTTTCCCCctactcattcactcactcacacactcatgcacacaagactcaaaaaaaaaaaagaaaaagaaaaaggaaaaaagcctaCAGAGACAGGAGTTGGTGACGTAGACTTTTAATCCATACCTCCCTCTCTCACTATGGCAGCTGAGTAGGAAAAGTCTCCCAAAACTCCCTGAAAAGACTAAAAAAGAGGCTTAGATTCTTAGACAATTCTGCAATAAAAGATCTACCTTCACCCCCTTCAAAAAGCATCAAGGGGTTCCTGAAATCTGAGTCAAGAATCCCATCCTCCTTGGCCAGACCCTGGCCAAGAGTGCTCCTGCTTGGGTTTGAGGCCTGTCTGCATACCTTGGGATCTTTCCATCCCTCATTTGCCCAAAGCCAGATTTAGCAGACAGACCATGGTTGGCAAGGGGCGTGATACCGGTGGCTTTCTACAAGCCCAAAGGTCATGTTTATGTTGATTGACCTCCAGAAAAATCCATCCCATCAACCCCAGCAGCCCAaagtctttgtgtgtttttttcagggGCTGAGAGGATGGATAGAATTCCACTCTTCTCACAAACTGTCACAGCTATACATAGTTTATCTTCCATCAATCTTCCTGGCAGTGGTGAGGTATTGAGCTTCTGGTTGTACCTTCATTCGATTTTTCACCAAAGTTATCTGGAATTCCAGAACCCTCTCCCCTCTGCAAGGGCCCTGCAGGGTTCTTCACAGGCATTAGAACTGGTCCCCTCTAGAACAAATTCCCATCTAGAACCAATCCAGAAACAGAAGGAGAGTTGGTGAGTGCTTGCTCTAGAATTTCCATGAGTTTCTTCAGTCCTGATGACTGAGGAATGGAGAAACATCTCTTCTAGAAAAGACCAGAATGATCAACACTAAAGAGGGGAGTTCCTGGTTCCTGGGTGGGCAGCCATCTAAAAGTACTCTGGATATAGGCTTGGAACTACAGGTGGGCACTGTGCCTTGCAGAACTGTCATGAGTCTCCCCAGACATT
The DNA window shown above is from Rhinolophus ferrumequinum isolate MPI-CBG mRhiFer1 chromosome 15, mRhiFer1_v1.p, whole genome shotgun sequence and carries:
- the IZUMO1 gene encoding izumo sperm-egg fusion protein 1 isoform X1, producing the protein MGPRLPLLVAALASCLLPARTCVLCDTKVVEALNNLEMDYLPGHLGAEHHKNLMKRVKQALQDFKELPFDEDSYLGVVDEPTLEKASWSLLKDLKRITDSEVKGELFVKELFWMLHLQKDTFARYAAHFQKEDFCPNECGMMLQTLIWCSNCKKQVHACRKSLDCGERKVKVHEMEDMILDCELNWHHASQGLTDYSFYRVWRNKSETLVSKGKEPTLTKIMVDPLDAGTYRCQLDTVQSSPATVIRFHVTVLPKRIEEEIPSSNIPSQDEVAPSEVTWGVTKSSTTLQSPSSQCPTAENILRGRLVGLLIWISVVLIAGIATAIFCYRSEKVMDSIKSWLGTGSEAAQSSQVPEEKDTESRSQ
- the IZUMO1 gene encoding izumo sperm-egg fusion protein 1 isoform X2, which codes for MGPRLPLLVAALASCLLPARTCVLCDTKVVEALNNLEMDYLPGHLGAEHHKNLMKRVKQALQDFKELPFDEDSYLGVVDEPTLEKASWSLLKDLKRITDSEVKGELFVKELFWMLHLQKDTFARYAAHFQKEDFCPNECGMMLQTLIWCSNCKKQVHACRKSLDCGERKVKVHEMEDMILDCELNWHHASQGLTDYSFYRVWRNKSETLVSKGKEPTLTKIMVDPLDAGTYRCQLDTVQSSPATVIRFHVTVLPKRIEEEIPSSNIPSQDEVAPSEVTWGVTKSSTTLQSPSSQCPTAENILRGRLVGLLIWISVVLIAGIATA
- the IZUMO1 gene encoding izumo sperm-egg fusion protein 1 isoform X3 gives rise to the protein MLHLQKDTFARYAAHFQKEDFCPNECGMMLQTLIWCSNCKKQVHACRKSLDCGERKVKVHEMEDMILDCELNWHHASQGLTDYSFYRVWRNKSETLVSKGKEPTLTKIMVDPLDAGTYRCQLDTVQSSPATVIRFHVTVLPKRIEEEIPSSNIPSQDEVAPSEVTWGVTKSSTTLQSPSSQCPTAENILRGRLVGLLIWISVVLIAGIATAIFCYRSEKVMDSIKSWLGTGSEAAQSSQVPEEKDTESRSQ